One stretch of Pradoshia sp. D12 DNA includes these proteins:
- the yutH gene encoding spore coat putative kinase YutH, whose amino-acid sequence MNNIVMNKQLLHEQYGITVDQEISSGAINIYNGGGRVFMSFAINMEEQDLQERSSLAYHMHNKGEKGVWLPLLNNEQKLLTKLESNDYVVCINEMEIPQSYEVGRELAIFHYRGRSIPQRIVFCSRIGKWKEMWEQRVDQLERVWRDKLAAKPQNDFEKLFIDSYPYYAGLSENAIQYLVDTEIDENPEMVDAGTVCYDRFTSETWGPGSNGKLFSEWVFDHSARDIAEWIRAYYFKQPNTYHQGVESFLRQYQSITPLSTFSARMLFSRLLLPVHYFEIIEQYYVTKSEGEKTRLEERLENFVKHSTMYERMLSEIYELAGILKGNIKMVVPEWIMNGRTI is encoded by the coding sequence ATGAACAATATTGTGATGAACAAACAATTATTACACGAACAATATGGAATTACAGTTGATCAAGAAATAAGCAGTGGGGCAATAAACATATATAACGGTGGAGGCAGAGTATTCATGAGCTTTGCCATAAACATGGAAGAGCAAGACCTCCAGGAACGAAGCAGTTTGGCGTACCATATGCATAACAAAGGGGAGAAGGGAGTATGGCTTCCCCTGTTAAACAATGAACAAAAGCTATTAACAAAACTGGAAAGTAACGATTATGTGGTTTGTATAAATGAAATGGAAATTCCTCAATCATATGAAGTGGGCAGAGAGCTGGCAATATTTCATTATCGTGGCAGGTCTATTCCGCAACGAATCGTTTTTTGCAGCAGAATCGGAAAATGGAAGGAAATGTGGGAGCAGCGGGTCGATCAGCTTGAACGAGTTTGGAGAGATAAATTGGCAGCAAAGCCACAAAACGATTTTGAAAAACTGTTTATTGACAGCTATCCTTATTACGCAGGCCTTTCGGAAAACGCAATCCAATATTTAGTTGATACTGAAATAGATGAAAACCCGGAGATGGTTGATGCTGGGACCGTTTGTTATGATCGCTTTACTTCAGAAACCTGGGGACCCGGCTCAAATGGCAAATTATTTAGTGAATGGGTTTTTGACCATAGTGCGAGGGATATTGCGGAGTGGATACGCGCTTATTATTTTAAACAGCCAAATACATACCATCAGGGTGTCGAGTCATTTTTGCGCCAATATCAATCAATCACCCCTTTATCAACATTTTCTGCACGGATGTTATTCTCAAGGTTGCTCTTACCGGTTCATTATTTTGAAATTATTGAGCAGTATTATGTAACAAAATCAGAAGGAGAAAAGACTCGTTTGGAGGAAAGATTAGAAAATTTCGTGAAGCACTCTACTATGTATGAAAGAATGCTAAGTGAAATATATGAACTGGCTGGTATACTAAAGGGGAATATCAAAATGGTTGTTCCTGAATGGATCATGAACGGGAGAACTATTTAG
- a CDS encoding MupG family TIM beta-alpha barrel fold protein — protein sequence MIGISFYLNDPLAEERIIQAGQMGVKRGFTSLHIPEEAGELAVRAKKLLHLAKGQGIDVYADVSLKTPGHLGIDSLYQLKELGITGLRLDDFFDHGFIASLAREFKIAVNSSILFERDIQLLLNNGLKTEQIIGWHNFYPRRETGLSESFFREQNALYKRYDIPIFAFVPGGGEKRGPLFEGLPTLEKHRYISPFVAALELYKDGTEVFVGDPEPGEDLLKRMDDFENGKISIQTEQGFENYGEYHLRPDASRDVLRFMDTRVAESVPPLQNNPRPKGSITIDNDLYGRYRGEMQITLTDLPADERVNVVGRVTESELLILDHVKPGMVIELV from the coding sequence TTGATCGGGATTTCCTTTTATTTGAATGATCCGCTGGCTGAGGAACGTATTATCCAAGCAGGCCAAATGGGAGTGAAGCGGGGATTTACCTCGCTTCATATCCCGGAGGAAGCAGGCGAGCTGGCAGTACGTGCCAAAAAGCTGCTACATCTGGCTAAAGGACAGGGAATCGATGTATATGCGGATGTTTCATTAAAAACCCCGGGCCATTTGGGAATCGACAGTTTGTATCAATTGAAGGAATTGGGTATCACCGGGCTAAGACTGGACGATTTCTTTGACCATGGTTTTATTGCTAGTCTGGCAAGGGAATTTAAAATTGCGGTTAATTCAAGTATACTGTTTGAACGTGATATACAGCTGCTGCTGAATAACGGACTCAAAACTGAACAGATAATCGGTTGGCATAACTTTTATCCGCGGAGGGAAACAGGACTAAGTGAATCGTTTTTCCGGGAGCAAAATGCATTGTACAAGCGATATGACATTCCGATCTTTGCTTTTGTACCGGGAGGAGGCGAGAAACGCGGCCCTTTATTTGAAGGCCTGCCGACTCTGGAGAAGCATCGATATATATCCCCTTTTGTTGCCGCGCTTGAACTATATAAAGATGGAACGGAAGTATTTGTTGGTGATCCGGAGCCTGGAGAAGACTTACTCAAAAGGATGGACGACTTTGAAAACGGAAAGATTAGCATCCAGACAGAGCAAGGATTCGAAAATTATGGTGAATACCATTTGCGCCCGGATGCTTCCAGGGACGTTCTTCGTTTCATGGACACAAGGGTTGCGGAATCTGTACCGCCTCTGCAAAATAATCCCCGTCCGAAAGGGAGCATAACCATAGATAATGACCTTTATGGACGCTATCGCGGGGAAATGCAGATTACGCTGACAGATTTGCCTGCTGATGAACGGGTCAATGTCGTTGGAAGGGTGACAGAAAGTGAGTTGCTGATTTTGGATCATGTGAAGCCGGGTATGGTCATTGAACTAGTATAG
- a CDS encoding FAD-binding dehydrogenase: MEFDAIVIGAGLAGLVATAEIADAGKKVLLLDQEPEASLGGQAWWSFGGLFLVDSPEQRRMGIKDSKELAWQDWMGTAGFDRDEEDYWGKKWAEAYIDFAAGEKRAWLHKQGVRFFPVVGWAERGGYLAEGHGNSVPRFHIVWGTGPGIVSPFEKRVREHIKNGLVDYRPRHRVDELMSSNGIIQGVKGSILAASSALRGEKSNRDVITHFEFSGKAVLVSSGGIGANHDLIRTNWPERLGPPPKNMISGVPAHVDGRMLGISEEAGGRIVNRDRMWHYTEGIKNWNSVWENHGIRILPGPSSIWLNATGQRFPAPNFPGYDTLGTLEAIQKTGFDYSWFILTQKMIEKEFALSGSEQNPDLTNKSIRKVLSRVLPGPPGPVKAFMDHGEDFVIADNLVELVKGMNELTKDNLLNYEEIERQIKARDREMDHTFTKDLQITALRGARNYIGDKLIRVAKPHKILDPQNGPLIAVRLNIVSRKTLGGLQTDLSARVLNSKGEAIPGFYAAGEVSGFGGGGVHGYRSLEGTFLGGCLFTGRVAGRAIASYLKEKKD, encoded by the coding sequence TTGGAGTTCGATGCGATCGTTATTGGGGCTGGTTTGGCCGGTTTGGTGGCTACAGCAGAAATTGCAGATGCAGGGAAAAAGGTATTATTGCTAGATCAAGAACCTGAAGCTTCATTAGGCGGACAAGCTTGGTGGTCATTCGGTGGTTTATTTTTAGTGGATTCCCCTGAACAACGTCGTATGGGTATTAAAGATTCTAAGGAATTGGCTTGGCAGGATTGGATGGGTACTGCAGGGTTTGATCGAGATGAGGAGGATTATTGGGGCAAAAAATGGGCAGAAGCGTATATTGACTTTGCTGCTGGAGAAAAACGTGCTTGGCTTCATAAACAAGGAGTTCGTTTTTTTCCTGTAGTTGGTTGGGCTGAAAGAGGAGGTTATTTGGCTGAAGGACATGGTAACTCAGTACCAAGATTTCATATTGTTTGGGGAACAGGTCCAGGTATTGTATCGCCTTTTGAAAAAAGGGTAAGAGAGCATATTAAAAATGGATTAGTTGATTATCGTCCTCGTCACCGTGTAGATGAACTGATGAGCAGTAATGGGATAATTCAGGGGGTGAAGGGTTCCATATTGGCAGCCAGTTCGGCTTTAAGAGGTGAGAAAAGTAACAGGGACGTTATTACTCATTTTGAGTTTTCTGGTAAAGCAGTTCTTGTTTCGAGCGGGGGTATCGGAGCCAACCATGATTTAATTCGCACAAATTGGCCAGAAAGACTGGGGCCGCCTCCAAAGAACATGATTTCAGGGGTCCCGGCACATGTGGATGGCAGAATGCTGGGGATATCAGAAGAGGCAGGTGGGCGTATTGTAAATCGAGATCGTATGTGGCATTACACAGAGGGAATCAAAAACTGGAACTCGGTATGGGAAAACCATGGAATTAGAATTTTGCCAGGTCCGTCCTCTATTTGGCTGAATGCAACAGGCCAGCGCTTCCCGGCCCCCAACTTTCCTGGGTATGATACACTTGGCACCCTGGAGGCTATCCAAAAAACAGGATTTGATTACTCATGGTTTATTTTGACACAAAAAATGATTGAGAAAGAATTTGCGCTATCCGGTTCTGAGCAAAATCCGGATTTAACGAATAAAAGTATCCGCAAGGTCTTAAGCAGAGTACTCCCTGGTCCTCCTGGTCCGGTAAAGGCATTTATGGATCATGGCGAGGATTTTGTCATTGCAGATAACTTAGTGGAACTGGTTAAAGGAATGAATGAATTAACAAAAGATAATCTATTAAATTACGAAGAAATTGAAAGACAAATAAAAGCGAGAGATCGTGAAATGGATCATACATTCACAAAGGATTTGCAAATTACGGCATTAAGGGGAGCGAGAAATTACATAGGTGACAAATTAATCCGAGTCGCCAAACCGCATAAAATACTTGATCCTCAAAATGGACCATTGATTGCTGTTCGTTTAAACATTGTAAGTCGCAAAACTCTAGGCGGGCTACAAACAGATTTATCAGCACGAGTCCTCAATTCTAAGGGTGAGGCAATACCTGGCTTTTATGCAGCTGGTGAGGTTTCTGGATTTGGAGGGGGAGGAGTTCACGGATATCGTTCGCTAGAGGGGACATTTCTTGGAGGCTGTTTATTTACAGGCAGGGTAGCAGGCAGGGCAATCGCTTCCTACTTAAAAGAGAAAAAGGATTAA
- a CDS encoding phosphatidylglycerophosphatase A, whose product MKGKPVDMTEQTARKWLHDRGVTVTDIGELVLYLQHQYHENLLLDECIKNVERVLSKREVQNAILTGIQLDMLSEKGMLEEPLQSIIRTDEGLYGVDEILAFSIVNVYGSIGFTNYGYIDKKKPGILAKLNDKSSGECHTFLDDIVGAIAAAASSRLAHRVENVE is encoded by the coding sequence ATGAAAGGGAAACCTGTAGATATGACTGAACAAACAGCAAGAAAATGGTTGCATGATCGAGGGGTGACAGTTACAGATATTGGTGAATTAGTTTTATACCTTCAGCATCAATATCATGAAAATCTGCTATTGGATGAGTGTATTAAAAATGTGGAGCGCGTACTCTCAAAACGCGAAGTCCAAAATGCCATTTTAACTGGCATACAACTAGATATGCTTTCCGAAAAAGGGATGCTTGAAGAACCTTTACAATCCATAATCCGGACTGATGAAGGATTATATGGGGTTGATGAGATTTTAGCATTTAGCATCGTGAATGTATATGGTTCTATTGGTTTTACCAATTATGGATATATTGATAAAAAGAAACCAGGCATACTGGCAAAATTGAATGATAAATCCTCCGGTGAATGCCATACCTTCCTGGATGATATTGTTGGGGCGATTGCTGCTGCCGCTTCCAGCCGTTTAGCTCACCGAGTAGAGAATGTAGAATAA
- a CDS encoding PH domain-containing protein: MLKKMASDALGLSDVGVIIPPEDYDKTDADDYVMHEDNEKIYFIIKTKADEYCFTNLALIHVDGENAVSSKRLLKRYPYSQYKISNVMLETAGRLDLDTEIKFDVGNVHFDIDVKKNQIEQLKDLYKALLRIEEITYENSIQMNYAKEGLDRAVQTLQHSRSEEASLTGTYKGITEFTFEWLKSSYNEYHMKDFGAVFEKYINN; encoded by the coding sequence ATGTTAAAGAAAATGGCTTCTGATGCATTGGGTTTGTCTGACGTAGGTGTTATTATTCCGCCGGAAGATTATGACAAAACGGATGCAGACGACTATGTTATGCACGAGGATAATGAGAAGATTTATTTCATTATCAAAACGAAGGCAGACGAATATTGCTTTACAAATCTAGCATTAATTCATGTAGATGGCGAAAATGCTGTCTCATCTAAACGTTTATTAAAACGATACCCATATTCTCAGTATAAGATTTCAAATGTCATGCTTGAAACTGCAGGGCGATTAGATTTGGATACAGAAATAAAGTTTGATGTAGGAAATGTTCATTTTGATATTGACGTCAAGAAAAATCAAATTGAACAATTAAAGGATTTGTATAAAGCATTACTGCGAATTGAGGAAATCACGTATGAAAACTCCATTCAAATGAATTATGCCAAAGAAGGACTCGATCGAGCGGTTCAAACACTCCAACACTCAAGATCTGAGGAAGCATCATTAACAGGCACATATAAAGGGATAACTGAATTTACATTTGAATGGTTAAAATCCTCCTATAATGAATATCATATGAAAGATTTTGGTGCAGTTTTTGAAAAATACATTAATAATTAA
- a CDS encoding glycoside hydrolase family 3 protein gives MTKVDLKAKPYHLSDEDIKWVTDTINSMTIEEKIGQLFVNMGASRTEEYLTGMLNNYHIGAVRYNPGKAEEVYDQNKILQENSKIPLLIAANTEAGGNGACTDGTEVGLEVKIGATKDAKWAYEMGRVSGVEASAIGCNWSFAPIVDIHMNWRNPIISSRTFGSDPDQVLEMSLAYMKGIQESGIAPAAKHFPGDGVDERDQHLSFAPNSLSCDEWDETFGKVYKGLIDAGLPSIMAGHIHMPAYSKHFNPSLTDEDLLPATLSKELITDLLRGKLEFNGVVVTDASHMVAMTSAMKRSEMLPTAIAAGCDLFLFFNDPDEDFGYMMDGYKNGIITEERLEAALTRILGLKASLGLHKKAKTEIMMPKEEALKQIGLPENVKLFKEVTDRAITLVKDKQDIWPVTPEKYKRVLLVNVKTAEGAFSKLISGNKPKPIDLLKAELEAQGFEVEIHESPMDKIADLPPEEQMKSIMNAYAAKRPIKELTDKYDLIINIANIKMGEVVQRMTWNALKGTPDIPFYVHEVPTIFVSVNYPFHLADVPQVKTYINTYDGNKETIEVLVEKMMGKSPFKGDSPVDAYCGLKDTYI, from the coding sequence ATGACTAAAGTGGATTTAAAAGCAAAACCATACCATTTATCTGATGAAGATATTAAATGGGTAACAGACACAATTAATTCTATGACAATCGAAGAAAAGATTGGCCAATTATTCGTTAATATGGGAGCTAGCCGTACTGAAGAATATTTAACAGGTATGCTAAACAACTACCATATCGGTGCTGTACGTTACAATCCTGGTAAAGCTGAAGAAGTTTACGATCAAAATAAAATTCTTCAAGAAAACAGCAAAATTCCATTGCTAATTGCTGCAAACACAGAAGCAGGCGGTAATGGAGCTTGTACAGACGGTACTGAAGTTGGTCTTGAAGTTAAAATCGGTGCAACAAAAGATGCGAAATGGGCATATGAAATGGGCCGAGTTTCTGGTGTAGAAGCGTCTGCAATCGGATGTAACTGGAGCTTTGCGCCAATCGTAGATATTCACATGAACTGGCGTAACCCAATCATCTCTAGCCGTACTTTTGGTTCTGACCCTGATCAAGTTTTAGAAATGAGCTTGGCTTACATGAAAGGTATCCAGGAAAGCGGAATTGCACCTGCTGCTAAACACTTCCCTGGTGACGGCGTAGATGAGCGTGACCAGCATTTATCCTTCGCGCCTAACAGCCTATCTTGTGATGAGTGGGATGAAACTTTCGGAAAAGTTTACAAAGGCTTAATCGATGCTGGCCTACCTTCTATCATGGCTGGTCACATCCATATGCCTGCTTATTCCAAGCACTTCAACCCTAGCCTTACAGATGAAGATTTGCTGCCAGCAACTCTTTCTAAAGAGCTAATCACAGATTTATTACGTGGTAAATTAGAATTCAATGGCGTTGTTGTTACAGATGCGAGCCACATGGTTGCGATGACTTCTGCAATGAAACGCAGCGAAATGCTTCCTACTGCTATTGCTGCTGGTTGTGACTTATTCTTATTCTTCAACGATCCAGATGAAGATTTCGGCTACATGATGGACGGATACAAAAACGGTATTATTACAGAAGAGCGTTTAGAAGCAGCTCTTACTCGTATCCTTGGTCTTAAAGCATCTTTAGGTCTTCACAAAAAAGCAAAAACGGAAATCATGATGCCGAAAGAAGAAGCGCTTAAACAAATCGGTCTTCCTGAAAACGTTAAGCTATTTAAAGAAGTTACTGATCGTGCAATCACATTGGTAAAAGACAAACAAGATATTTGGCCTGTTACTCCTGAAAAATACAAACGAGTATTACTAGTTAATGTTAAAACTGCTGAAGGTGCATTCAGTAAATTAATTAGCGGTAACAAACCTAAGCCAATTGATCTTCTGAAAGCAGAGCTTGAAGCGCAAGGCTTTGAAGTGGAAATTCACGAATCTCCAATGGATAAAATCGCGGACCTGCCACCAGAAGAACAAATGAAGAGCATCATGAACGCATATGCAGCAAAACGCCCTATTAAAGAATTAACAGATAAATATGATTTAATCATTAATATCGCTAATATCAAAATGGGTGAAGTTGTTCAACGTATGACATGGAATGCGTTAAAAGGAACACCTGATATTCCGTTCTATGTACACGAAGTACCAACAATCTTTGTTTCTGTAAACTACCCATTCCACTTAGCGGATGTTCCACAAGTGAAAACATACATCAACACGTATGACGGTAATAAAGAAACAATTGAAGTACTAGTAGAAAAAATGATGGGTAAATCACCATTCAAGGGTGACAGCCCAGTTGATGCATACTGCGGATTAAAAGACACATACATTTAA
- a CDS encoding YhdT family protein → MKDRRFKVAHREAIIGVVLVIINFIWWFGFAYGLGSGNPKEYTYILGLPAWFFLSCVVGFLVMVVLVTLIVKFLFEEVSFDVDDEEEEQS, encoded by the coding sequence ATGAAAGATAGACGTTTTAAAGTAGCCCATAGGGAAGCAATCATAGGTGTCGTACTTGTCATTATAAATTTTATCTGGTGGTTTGGATTTGCGTATGGGTTAGGATCAGGTAATCCGAAGGAATATACATACATTTTAGGATTGCCAGCTTGGTTTTTTCTAAGCTGTGTAGTCGGCTTTCTTGTTATGGTGGTCCTTGTTACTCTTATTGTCAAATTTTTATTTGAAGAAGTATCTTTTGATGTGGATGACGAAGAGGAGGAGCAATCATGA
- a CDS encoding GlsB/YeaQ/YmgE family stress response membrane protein — translation MSFIGILFVGGFIGWIAGLLIHENVHNGMVGNFLGGIIGAWIGTGILGEMGPETGGFYLFPAFTGALVLTLIVSFILIKTSKW, via the coding sequence ATGTCCTTTATTGGCATCCTGTTTGTTGGTGGCTTTATTGGTTGGATTGCAGGATTACTCATTCATGAAAACGTTCACAATGGGATGGTAGGGAATTTTCTTGGTGGCATAATTGGTGCGTGGATTGGTACAGGGATTCTCGGTGAAATGGGTCCTGAAACTGGAGGGTTTTATCTATTTCCAGCATTCACAGGTGCTCTTGTCCTTACCCTAATTGTGAGCTTTATTTTAATAAAGACAAGTAAATGGTGA
- the panF gene encoding sodium/pantothenate symporter yields MKWEVIVPLLIFLVIIFYIGFWANGKLKSSDSFLQEYFLGGRQLGGFVLAMTMMATYGSASSFIGGPGVAYTRGLGWVLLSMAQLATGYFVLMVLGKKFAIMARKYKAITIIDFLKGRYKSDTVVIISAISIIIFLFASMTAQWVGGARLIESLTGLPYKTALFIFAVSVLMYVIIGGFRAVALTDTVQGVVMLAGTVILLIATIIAGGGISNIMSDLMAENPNLITPFGAERDLTPLYVSSFWILVGVGVVGLPQISMRAMSYKNSKGMHIAIITGTIVVGAVMLGMHLIGVFARPLIPGIEIGDMVMPALTMEVLPPFIAGIVLAAPMAAIMSTVDSLLILVSATIVKDVYINYIKKDATEKQIKRISFWITAAIGIAVVLFALSPPDLIVWLNLFAFGGLESVFIWPVIMGLYWSGGNKYGAVSSMIVGMGSFMIIDRFYPNPFGMHTVVLPIVLSFFTYVLMSKLTNAKQQLSIQ; encoded by the coding sequence ATGAAGTGGGAGGTCATTGTTCCTTTATTGATCTTTTTAGTTATTATTTTTTATATAGGATTCTGGGCAAATGGAAAATTAAAATCCTCTGATTCCTTCCTGCAGGAATATTTTCTTGGCGGGAGACAATTAGGCGGTTTTGTGCTGGCAATGACTATGATGGCAACATACGGAAGTGCTTCAAGCTTTATTGGCGGGCCGGGTGTTGCCTATACACGTGGGCTCGGTTGGGTTTTACTATCTATGGCTCAACTGGCAACCGGGTATTTTGTATTAATGGTTTTAGGGAAAAAATTTGCGATTATGGCTCGTAAGTATAAAGCAATCACGATTATTGATTTTCTAAAAGGCAGATATAAAAGTGATACGGTCGTCATTATTTCCGCCATCAGTATCATTATATTCCTTTTTGCGTCGATGACTGCCCAATGGGTTGGAGGAGCTCGATTGATTGAATCCTTAACAGGGCTTCCATATAAGACAGCACTTTTCATATTCGCCGTTTCAGTTTTAATGTATGTTATTATTGGTGGATTTAGAGCAGTCGCTTTAACAGATACCGTCCAAGGAGTAGTCATGTTAGCCGGAACCGTCATCCTTTTAATCGCCACCATTATTGCTGGCGGAGGAATATCGAACATTATGTCAGACTTAATGGCTGAAAATCCCAACCTAATTACTCCTTTTGGTGCAGAACGAGATTTAACGCCTTTGTATGTCTCATCTTTTTGGATTTTAGTTGGTGTGGGCGTCGTGGGTTTACCGCAAATCAGCATGCGAGCGATGTCCTATAAAAATTCGAAGGGAATGCACATCGCGATTATCACAGGAACAATTGTGGTAGGTGCTGTGATGCTGGGAATGCATTTAATCGGAGTTTTCGCGCGTCCATTGATACCTGGGATAGAAATTGGTGATATGGTCATGCCTGCATTAACTATGGAGGTCTTGCCACCATTTATTGCGGGTATTGTCTTAGCCGCTCCCATGGCTGCTATCATGTCCACAGTTGATTCTCTTTTAATATTAGTAAGCGCAACTATAGTAAAGGATGTATATATCAATTACATAAAAAAGGATGCTACCGAGAAGCAGATTAAAAGAATCAGCTTTTGGATTACAGCAGCAATTGGAATCGCTGTTGTATTGTTTGCGTTAAGTCCACCTGATTTAATTGTATGGTTAAACTTGTTTGCATTTGGAGGCTTGGAGTCGGTGTTTATATGGCCAGTTATTATGGGATTATATTGGTCTGGCGGGAATAAATACGGCGCGGTTTCATCCATGATTGTAGGAATGGGCAGCTTTATGATTATAGATCGATTTTATCCAAATCCTTTCGGGATGCATACGGTCGTACTGCCGATTGTTTTATCGTTTTTTACCTATGTTTTAATGAGTAAACTGACGAATGCAAAACAACAGTTATCTATTCAATAA
- a CDS encoding PTS transporter subunit EIIC, with amino-acid sequence MAGQDYKTLAKKILEQLGGAKNIKAFTNCMTRLRVTPYDESLVNKEAIKKIDGVLGFVEEETLQIILGPGHVNKVTDEFEKLLKESGDINLNERASSLKGELKKKNSTPFKLFLRKIASIFIPLIPALVASGLVNGISKAVIQAGWLSAESQLAIILTVIGGGLFTYLGIFVGINTAKEFGGSPALGGLAAILIINPAAAQIVLFGEELLPGRGGLIGVMFAAIFMAFIEKNVRKFVPASLDIIVTPTIALLLTGIMTYLVFMPVGGFVSDVITDGLTAVLDFGGAIAGFVLGATFLPLVVTGLHQGLTPIHLELLNTIGDDPLLPILAMGGAGQVGAAFAIYMKTKKTRLKRAIGGGLPAGILGIGEPLIFGVTLPLGRPFLTACLGAGVGAAFQAHFNIATTAIGVSGLPLAFLVNNGEVLLYLVGVLIAYVAGFIFTYLFGFKDEMAGEFD; translated from the coding sequence ATGGCTGGTCAAGATTACAAAACTCTGGCTAAAAAAATCTTGGAGCAGTTGGGCGGGGCGAAGAATATTAAAGCCTTTACGAACTGTATGACACGTCTTAGAGTCACACCTTATGATGAATCACTCGTTAACAAAGAAGCCATAAAAAAAATCGATGGAGTTCTCGGCTTTGTTGAAGAAGAAACGCTGCAAATCATTCTGGGTCCTGGGCATGTCAATAAGGTAACAGACGAATTTGAGAAACTGCTCAAAGAATCAGGAGACATCAATCTTAATGAGCGGGCTTCCAGCCTGAAGGGTGAGCTTAAAAAGAAAAACAGCACGCCGTTTAAGCTCTTTTTGAGAAAAATTGCTAGTATATTTATTCCTTTGATTCCTGCGTTAGTAGCTTCCGGTTTGGTCAATGGTATTTCTAAGGCTGTCATTCAAGCAGGATGGTTATCGGCTGAATCACAACTTGCAATTATTTTAACAGTTATCGGTGGTGGTTTATTCACCTATTTAGGAATCTTTGTAGGGATCAATACAGCGAAAGAGTTCGGTGGGTCCCCTGCACTTGGCGGGTTAGCCGCTATATTGATTATTAACCCTGCTGCTGCCCAGATTGTCTTGTTCGGGGAAGAATTACTGCCTGGACGCGGTGGTTTAATCGGGGTCATGTTTGCGGCGATATTTATGGCTTTTATTGAGAAGAATGTCCGTAAGTTTGTTCCAGCGTCGCTTGATATTATCGTAACACCGACTATCGCCCTTTTGCTTACAGGTATTATGACGTATCTGGTATTTATGCCTGTCGGTGGATTTGTCTCTGATGTGATTACAGATGGATTGACCGCAGTGCTTGATTTTGGAGGAGCCATTGCAGGATTCGTTCTTGGAGCGACATTCTTGCCGTTGGTCGTGACAGGTCTGCATCAAGGTCTCACACCTATCCATTTGGAATTACTCAATACAATCGGTGACGACCCATTATTACCTATTCTTGCAATGGGTGGCGCTGGTCAAGTTGGCGCTGCGTTCGCTATCTATATGAAAACAAAGAAAACACGCTTGAAAAGAGCGATTGGCGGGGGACTTCCTGCTGGTATTCTTGGAATCGGCGAGCCATTGATCTTCGGAGTTACATTGCCGCTCGGCCGTCCGTTCTTGACTGCATGTTTGGGGGCAGGCGTTGGTGCAGCCTTCCAGGCACATTTCAATATCGCAACGACAGCAATTGGGGTATCTGGTTTACCGCTTGCATTCCTTGTGAATAACGGTGAGGTTCTGCTTTACTTAGTCGGAGTATTAATTGCTTATGTTGCTGGCTTCATCTTTACTTACCTGTTTGGGTTTAAAGATGAAATGGCTGGTGAATTTGATTGA
- a CDS encoding DUF6254 family protein → MSHSKKEEERHWKQRKNSQHPHDEVKSYKKLGEEIAKITKKYDE, encoded by the coding sequence ATGTCACATTCAAAAAAAGAAGAAGAAAGACACTGGAAGCAAAGAAAAAATTCACAGCATCCTCATGACGAAGTAAAAAGTTATAAGAAGCTTGGTGAAGAAATAGCAAAAATAACAAAAAAATATGATGAATAA